CTCAAGACCGCCATGCCTGGCCGTGTGAAGCTCTTCGACGAGAAATGGTCCGTGTCAACGTGGGCGGCGTCTTCCATGGATACGGACGACCACCTCTTCGCGTCATGCAACGGCCTGCTCTGCTTCTACCGGAAGTACACGCTGAAGATCGTCAACCCCGCGACCGGCCAGCGCCTGCACCTCTCGAAGCCCGACGGGAGATCGCTCCGTGACCTGTACTACCTCTATAGTTTCGGGTTCCACCCGGCGACGGGGGAGTACAAGCTCGTCTACTTCCTCCGCGAGCCCCGGCACGGCCGGTCGTCGGGGCAGCCGTTCCGCTTCGACGCCATCCAGGTGCACACCCTCGGCGAGGACGGGTGGCGGGACGTCAGGGCGCCGAGGGAGAGCTGCCTGGTGAACCTCGGGGTCGTCAACGTGGACGGCGCGATGTACTGGATATCGGAGGAGGAAGGGGCGTGCTGCGGCGCGGCGGTCATGGCGTTCGATCTCAAGGACGAGACCTTTGTGACGTTGAGGCCTCCGCCGTTGAGAGCGTGCGGCGTGGCGACGGACGGGCCCTGCGGCGCCCCCGCGCTGTCCTACTACGTGACGGAGGTGGAGAAGAAGGTTTGTCTGGTGACAGCCCCTTTCAGCAGCAGCGCTCCCCGGTGGCGCCGCTACAACGCCGAGGTCTCCGGGAGGATGGACGTCTGGACGCTCGAGAGCCGGGGCGAGGACAGGTGGTCGCTCAAGTACAGCGTCGACCTGTCGCCGTCGGCGCCGCGGTGCGTCCCGCAGCCGTGCTTCGTCCGCGGGGGGAAGGTCCTGCTGCACGGCCGCGACGGCGACGCGTTCTGCCGGGACCTGCggggcgacgaggacggcggggAGGAGGTGAGGCTGCTGAATTTCAGGCCTTACAGGTACTACGAGACGCAGGCGTACCTGTACAAGGAGACGCTCGTCCCGTTGGACGTGTACGCCGGGGCGGCCATTGTTCGCGCGCCGCACTGGCCTCTCCCTCCGCCAGGTTCCTCCTGACATGACAGTACTGGCTTTGCAGTGTTGGAGCGCCTTGTGTTCTGAATTTCTGATTACGGCTCTGCGTTTGCCTTCGGTGGTCATGGTCCAGTATAGGTGTAGGCAGCAGATGAATGAATTACTTCTGAAACATGAATGAATTATGGTGTAATTCTCGATGGAGATTTAAGCAACTGGTTATTGTAACATATTCAGAAGTAATAAGTATTTTGTGCACTAAGCTTTTCTACTTCACTCGTGTAGTGAATAGTGCAAATTCTA
Above is a window of Triticum dicoccoides isolate Atlit2015 ecotype Zavitan chromosome 5B, WEW_v2.0, whole genome shotgun sequence DNA encoding:
- the LOC119310500 gene encoding putative F-box protein At3g17480 encodes the protein MASDTNDAEQEQATENQLASISRLTPDVLHEILLRLPVSTLQRLCRTCHQWRGVISDPCFIMDHANRAPEHLLLFLPRLDASASLKTAMPGRVKLFDEKWSVSTWAASSMDTDDHLFASCNGLLCFYRKYTLKIVNPATGQRLHLSKPDGRSLRDLYYLYSFGFHPATGEYKLVYFLREPRHGRSSGQPFRFDAIQVHTLGEDGWRDVRAPRESCLVNLGVVNVDGAMYWISEEEGACCGAAVMAFDLKDETFVTLRPPPLRACGVATDGPCGAPALSYYVTEVEKKVCLVTAPFSSSAPRWRRYNAEVSGRMDVWTLESRGEDRWSLKYSVDLSPSAPRCVPQPCFVRGGKVLLHGRDGDAFCRDLRGDEDGGEEVRLLNFRPYRYYETQAYLYKETLVPLDVYAGAAIVRAPHWPLPPPGSS